A single Pseudomonas sp. DC1.2 DNA region contains:
- a CDS encoding putative Ig domain-containing protein: MTFTILDKSLPVGQVNQPYSFTLAATGGTKPYIWSCLLPEGLSIDSASGAIQGTVKTVIAQTVLVKVKDSGSPPMSSTAYFQLTVTAETLAIKTSNLPAGEVSQVYFTSILAVGGQTPYTFSILSGTLPLGLIFDGSGTISGVPSSGSSTLVFGVTDFLGVQAQKNLTISVASPVVITSKSLITGITGSPYMATLSVSGGQAPFLFSIVSGALPPGITMSPSGVISGVCTSVATAVFVVSVTDAFSASATGSLSLTVESKPIISTTSLPPAVIDTAYFFKITASGGHEPYTWSLPGGGPDFSISQSGEITGTPKQLHAYSMSIKIIDGLGVIATADLILNVKPLGQWTSLYTDKNLTQSTAMSLIDGTFVMVSGLQIGLPRAWSSGDGRVWKNIDCTPLNKVIVALAMTSGAGKVWLSGSGWNDSLGYIYSFDPPSGKWSLVTNSAPFGRTGMSALVWFNNQLWAISSSANLGQSSNQVWSSSDGVTWHQQPSPPWSSRTYVGAAALHGRLWICGGQQGWRSPNVETDDIWSTADGLNWRQEGPPPWAGQKDVCGITLIPTATHFYAITANGDILANQSLFLWTMRPDGTWSDINSDTGFWINNGYPVGFVATDEQVIGASGYQSQVRMYTPN; this comes from the coding sequence ATGACTTTCACTATCCTCGACAAGTCCCTTCCAGTGGGCCAGGTAAATCAACCGTATAGCTTCACTTTAGCCGCAACAGGCGGTACGAAGCCGTACATTTGGTCGTGTTTATTACCAGAGGGGCTGTCGATCGATAGTGCAAGCGGTGCGATTCAAGGCACCGTCAAAACGGTGATCGCACAAACAGTCCTGGTAAAAGTTAAAGACAGTGGAAGTCCGCCCATGTCTTCGACGGCCTACTTTCAGCTTACTGTAACGGCAGAAACGCTTGCGATCAAAACAAGCAATCTTCCTGCCGGTGAAGTTAGCCAGGTATATTTCACGAGTATTTTGGCCGTCGGCGGCCAGACGCCTTACACCTTCTCAATTCTAAGTGGCACCCTTCCCCTCGGGCTTATTTTTGATGGTTCAGGAACCATTAGTGGCGTACCGTCGTCCGGTTCTTCGACACTGGTCTTCGGTGTAACCGATTTTCTTGGTGTACAAGCACAAAAAAACCTGACTATTTCCGTCGCATCGCCGGTTGTGATTACATCCAAGAGCCTAATCACCGGGATAACAGGTTCGCCTTATATGGCAACACTTAGTGTCTCAGGCGGACAAGCACCCTTCTTATTTTCAATAGTCAGCGGGGCGTTACCACCGGGGATCACGATGTCCCCCTCCGGAGTTATTTCTGGAGTTTGCACTTCAGTGGCGACTGCAGTTTTTGTTGTTTCGGTAACAGATGCTTTTAGCGCTAGCGCCACAGGTAGTTTGAGCCTGACAGTCGAATCCAAACCGATTATCAGTACAACGTCGCTCCCCCCCGCAGTTATAGACACTGCATATTTCTTTAAAATTACGGCTTCCGGAGGACATGAACCTTATACCTGGTCGCTTCCTGGCGGCGGTCCAGATTTTAGTATCAGCCAATCAGGTGAAATCACAGGAACTCCGAAACAGCTACACGCCTACTCAATGAGTATAAAAATCATCGATGGCTTGGGAGTTATAGCAACCGCCGATCTAATTCTGAATGTGAAACCGCTAGGCCAGTGGACAAGTCTTTACACAGACAAAAACCTCACGCAAAGCACTGCCATGTCACTCATTGACGGAACATTTGTCATGGTGAGTGGACTTCAAATAGGGCTTCCACGAGCATGGTCTTCGGGCGACGGTCGTGTGTGGAAAAACATCGATTGCACCCCACTAAATAAAGTCATCGTTGCATTGGCAATGACCAGTGGGGCAGGAAAGGTGTGGCTTTCTGGGTCAGGATGGAATGACTCACTTGGTTATATTTATAGCTTCGACCCCCCATCAGGGAAATGGTCCTTAGTTACAAATTCAGCACCGTTCGGACGCACCGGAATGTCTGCGCTGGTTTGGTTTAACAACCAACTATGGGCTATTAGCTCTTCGGCAAATCTTGGGCAGTCCTCAAATCAAGTTTGGTCGTCCAGCGACGGCGTCACATGGCATCAGCAGCCATCACCGCCTTGGAGTTCAAGGACATACGTTGGTGCGGCGGCCCTTCACGGGCGACTCTGGATATGTGGAGGTCAGCAAGGATGGCGCTCACCCAATGTTGAAACCGATGACATCTGGTCAACAGCCGATGGGCTCAATTGGAGGCAAGAAGGACCTCCGCCATGGGCAGGGCAAAAAGATGTATGCGGTATAACACTCATTCCCACCGCTACTCATTTCTATGCGATCACAGCAAATGGGGATATTTTGGCGAACCAGTCCTTATTTTTGTGGACTATGCGGCCTGATGGCACTTGGTCCGACATCAATAGCGATACTGGTTTCTGGATTAACAACGGCTATCCAGTTGGTTTTGTTGCGACGGATGAACAAGTAATTGGCGCCAGTGGCTACCAGAGCCAAGTTCGTATGTATACGCCGAACTAG
- a CDS encoding PP_RS20740 family protein → MISRDSGEDLAEDLGLDVGHSTVSLKTKFLPWHKPRKQYIRNNQWNSVIVSLVDALDLKNKSRSLEYLSLPGPDLLDVRSLYAVCADKEVRIRFTGLNAIAAEDKDATMDQLISLDELRGLQYIDPSSDVHPDYLERLSNKNSIAYQTVIKQAPTYDVINIDLCGSFLESPPKEKQNNYYEALFELLRYQADNRTEDWLFFITTRTNKDMVHAETFERFVKVLEGIFDVDKAVYDKCHELKIFSEEVLVDRRIDRTKVDPFSFNNLVSAGIGKWVLSALTAETPAYKSKMLKLFGYNVLLDPAATCDMISFGFWCTKMPTKAVDAFGLAAGGVNLNSEDVDVAVSKCRVSVIDSISKIS, encoded by the coding sequence ATGATAAGCAGGGATAGCGGGGAAGACCTGGCAGAAGATCTTGGCTTGGATGTTGGTCATAGCACAGTTTCATTGAAGACCAAGTTTTTACCGTGGCATAAGCCACGTAAGCAGTACATAAGAAATAATCAATGGAATAGTGTAATTGTCAGTTTGGTCGATGCCCTTGATCTTAAAAATAAGTCGCGATCGCTGGAGTACTTAAGCCTGCCTGGTCCAGATTTACTCGATGTTAGATCTCTTTATGCGGTTTGTGCTGATAAAGAAGTTCGTATTCGGTTTACAGGCTTGAATGCAATTGCTGCTGAGGATAAAGACGCTACCATGGATCAGCTTATCTCTCTGGATGAGTTGCGTGGGCTTCAATATATCGATCCTTCGTCAGATGTTCATCCAGATTATTTGGAGCGCTTGTCAAATAAGAATTCAATTGCTTATCAGACAGTAATTAAGCAAGCCCCTACGTATGATGTGATTAATATTGATTTGTGTGGTAGTTTTTTGGAGTCGCCTCCTAAGGAGAAACAGAATAACTATTATGAGGCTTTATTTGAGCTTTTAAGATATCAAGCTGATAATCGTACTGAGGATTGGTTGTTTTTTATTACTACTCGTACGAATAAGGATATGGTTCATGCTGAGACCTTTGAGCGGTTTGTGAAGGTTCTGGAAGGGATCTTTGATGTTGATAAGGCCGTTTACGATAAGTGCCATGAGCTGAAGATTTTCAGTGAAGAGGTTTTGGTTGATCGAAGGATAGATCGCACGAAGGTAGATCCATTTTCTTTCAATAATTTAGTTAGTGCGGGTATCGGCAAGTGGGTTTTGAGTGCCTTGACTGCGGAAACTCCGGCATACAAGTCGAAGATGTTGAAGCTCTTTGGCTACAATGTTTTGCTTGATCCTGCTGCTACTTGCGATATGATTTCCTTTGGCTTTTGGTGTACAAAAATGCCAACAAAGGCAGTGGATGCCTTTGGCCTTGCCGCTGGGGGCGTTAACTTAAATAGTGAAGACGTTGACGTGGCTGTTAGCAAATGTCGTGTCTCAGTTATTGACTCTATTTCTAAAATCAGTTGA